One Aliidiomarina minuta genomic region harbors:
- a CDS encoding S41 family peptidase — MYKKYIVISWLVVMLLPACARAQMDVTDWRADIDFYAEQLVKHHIDPFHTLSQESFYNEIDRIKQSIPDQTKNQILVQLMKLTSRINDGHTSFPLWGIESARFPLGVKLFGEDVYVVSTTAQYQDLLGSRLISINETPVSDIAPFVSEVTPFTENAFSEAVRVGQYLPHARVLNGLGFIEDNGTAQFAFFDVEGKLIVHTLSAQPSPLLDFEITHFNDPVFTAKEEVSEDLWFGASGNNKTVYIKFRRYTSVANMESFSRQILSFINREQSENLIIDLRDNYGGDFFVGLKLAQALVLADSLNWKSGVYVLIDNVTYSAAMSNAAQFSQILNAKLVGSPTGARPSGYQDMGQLVLPNSGLEVTYSKRLYRFKDNNSDALSPDASVDVSIEDYRDGIDAQLRWVLNQINDNNTSQRPNR, encoded by the coding sequence CAAATGGATGTTACGGATTGGCGGGCAGATATAGATTTTTATGCTGAACAACTGGTGAAACATCATATCGACCCGTTTCACACGCTTTCACAAGAGTCCTTCTACAACGAAATCGATAGAATCAAACAGAGCATCCCCGATCAAACGAAGAATCAGATACTGGTGCAGCTCATGAAACTCACTAGCCGCATCAATGACGGGCATACATCCTTTCCGTTGTGGGGGATAGAGAGTGCTCGTTTCCCGCTGGGAGTGAAGCTTTTTGGCGAGGATGTTTATGTAGTGAGCACAACCGCGCAATATCAGGATTTGCTCGGTTCTCGACTTATTTCTATTAACGAGACGCCTGTTTCTGACATTGCACCGTTTGTATCAGAAGTGACGCCATTTACTGAAAATGCATTTTCAGAAGCCGTGAGGGTTGGCCAGTATCTGCCTCACGCCAGGGTTTTAAATGGCCTTGGTTTTATTGAGGATAATGGCACCGCTCAGTTTGCCTTCTTCGATGTGGAAGGGAAGCTTATTGTACATACTCTTTCAGCTCAACCTTCACCATTGCTTGATTTTGAGATTACACATTTCAATGATCCAGTATTCACAGCCAAAGAAGAAGTGAGTGAAGATCTCTGGTTTGGCGCTTCAGGCAACAATAAAACGGTTTACATAAAGTTTCGGCGATATACCTCCGTTGCCAATATGGAGTCCTTTTCGAGACAAATTCTTTCTTTTATTAATCGAGAGCAGTCTGAGAATTTGATCATTGATCTGCGCGACAATTACGGTGGCGATTTTTTTGTGGGGTTGAAACTGGCTCAGGCTCTGGTGCTTGCAGATAGTCTTAATTGGAAGTCTGGCGTATACGTGTTGATTGATAATGTGACGTATTCTGCAGCCATGAGCAATGCAGCTCAGTTTTCTCAAATTTTGAATGCAAAATTGGTTGGTTCGCCAACCGGAGCGAGGCCATCAGGCTATCAGGACATGGGGCAACTTGTCCTACCAAATTCAGGATTGGAAGTGACTTATTCGAAGCGCTTGTATCGTTTTAAAGATAACAATAGCGATGCCTTATCTCCGGATGCCAGTGTCGATGTATCTATTGAAGATTATAGAGATGGAATAGATGCCCAGTTACGCTGGGTGTTAAATCAGATCAATGATAACAATACATCGCAGCGACCGAACCGCTGA
- the vapC gene encoding PIN domain nuclease, with amino-acid sequence MILVDSSVWIDYFSGNDSAEADFLDRTLGHRAVAIGDLIFTEVLQGFRRDKDYKVAKSLLEELTVFELLGKEMAIQSADNFRKLRKKGITIRKTADVIIASYCIEHNLPLLFSDKDFQPFVEHLGLRNAAHT; translated from the coding sequence GTGATCCTTGTGGATTCCAGCGTCTGGATTGACTACTTCAGCGGCAACGACTCCGCAGAAGCCGATTTTCTCGACCGCACCTTAGGCCACCGCGCAGTTGCTATTGGCGACCTGATATTCACAGAGGTACTTCAGGGGTTTCGGCGCGACAAGGACTACAAAGTTGCCAAGAGCCTTTTGGAGGAGCTTACGGTGTTTGAGCTTCTCGGGAAAGAAATGGCTATACAGAGTGCAGACAATTTCCGAAAGCTGCGTAAGAAAGGTATTACCATACGGAAGACCGCCGACGTTATCATTGCATCCTACTGTATTGAACATAACCTTCCGTTGCTATTCTCGGATAAGGATTTCCAACCCTTCGTAGAGCACCTGGGCCTACGAAACGCAGCACACACATAA
- a CDS encoding type II toxin-antitoxin system VapB family antitoxin translates to MRTNIEIDDKLMNDALKATGLKTKKEVVEQGLKALIKMKKQEGIKRFRGKLEWSGDLDDMRSAS, encoded by the coding sequence ATGCGAACCAATATTGAAATTGACGACAAGCTGATGAATGATGCGCTTAAAGCTACGGGTCTGAAGACTAAGAAAGAGGTAGTAGAGCAAGGTCTTAAGGCTTTGATTAAAATGAAAAAACAGGAGGGAATCAAGCGATTCAGAGGTAAATTAGAATGGTCGGGTGACCTAGACGACATGAGAAGTGCTTCGTGA
- a CDS encoding helix-turn-helix transcriptional regulator, translated as MKNRLKVLRAERDLTQADLATKLEVSRQTINAIETGKFDPSLPLAFKIARLFEKSIEDIFQGEATIQ; from the coding sequence ATGAAAAATCGATTAAAAGTACTTCGTGCTGAAAGGGACTTAACCCAGGCTGATCTCGCTACTAAACTAGAAGTTTCTCGTCAGACTATAAATGCTATTGAAACCGGTAAATTCGATCCAAGTTTACCGCTTGCGTTTAAAATAGCTCGTTTATTTGAAAAGTCGATAGAGGACATTTTCCAGGGCGAAGCCACTATTCAATAA
- a CDS encoding DUF3667 domain-containing protein: MIRTMMPLLLRPAFLSREYVAGRRRPLYPAPATLSVAITTQG; this comes from the coding sequence GTGATCCGTACAATGATGCCTTTATTATTGCGTCCTGCCTTCCTGTCACGGGAATATGTTGCCGGCCGACGCCGCCCCCTATATCCCGCGCCTGCGACTTTATCTGTCGCAATAACAACTCAGGGTTGA
- a CDS encoding DMT family transporter — MALKQNAYFWALLAVLLWSTVATAFKMALDYLSPVELVLYATTASALALLCTCAVQNKLHVCHRELIKRPLFYLLAGLINPIAYYLVLFGAYSLLPGSQAQPINYTWAISLTILSAIFLKRAIRPVDAVACLLGYFGVLIIATQGNLTSFQFDSGLGVLLALLSTFLWAAYWIINAKSEVDSTVSLTLSFCIATLLLWVFAGHSVDFSKLNGIAIGAVVYIGLFEMGITFLFWSKAMKLATNTSVIANLIFLSPFISLWLLHFIRGETIYASTIVGLAIIVGALLLQRFSFKKGA, encoded by the coding sequence ATGGCTTTGAAACAGAATGCGTACTTTTGGGCGTTGCTGGCAGTATTGCTCTGGTCGACGGTGGCGACGGCGTTTAAAATGGCGCTGGATTACCTCAGTCCCGTTGAGTTGGTGCTCTATGCAACCACGGCGTCCGCGCTGGCGTTGCTCTGTACCTGTGCCGTCCAGAACAAGCTGCATGTCTGTCATCGTGAACTTATTAAACGGCCGCTGTTTTATCTGCTGGCCGGCTTAATAAATCCCATTGCTTATTATCTGGTGCTTTTTGGTGCTTACAGCCTGCTGCCAGGCTCTCAGGCGCAGCCGATTAACTATACCTGGGCCATTTCGCTGACCATTTTGTCGGCCATTTTCCTCAAACGAGCGATACGTCCTGTGGATGCGGTTGCTTGTCTGTTAGGCTATTTCGGTGTCTTGATTATTGCCACGCAGGGCAACTTAACCAGCTTTCAGTTCGACAGTGGGTTAGGGGTGCTACTGGCCTTGCTATCGACCTTCTTGTGGGCCGCGTACTGGATTATCAATGCGAAATCGGAAGTAGACTCGACGGTGTCGCTAACACTGAGCTTTTGCATTGCAACGCTTTTGCTCTGGGTCTTTGCCGGGCATAGCGTTGATTTTTCGAAGCTGAATGGCATTGCGATAGGTGCTGTGGTGTACATCGGATTGTTTGAAATGGGCATTACCTTTTTATTCTGGTCCAAAGCCATGAAACTGGCGACGAATACCTCGGTGATTGCCAACCTGATTTTCCTGTCGCCTTTTATCTCGCTGTGGTTGCTGCATTTTATTCGCGGTGAAACCATTTATGCCTCTACCATTGTGGGACTGGCCATTATCGTCGGGGCGCTGTTATTGCAACGATTTTCATTTAAGAAAGGAGCCTAG
- a CDS encoding M24 family metallopeptidase, producing the protein MTLGVGITRAEDALDQLTEMTADVAPISLEEYQARVAKAQQLMQTHGIDAMYLNAGTNLEYFTGLKWYASERLVGALILQEGPVYLIAPAFEEGSLTQAMKLPLQSLLWEEHEAPTDTLLDFLDTELGNDYQLAIDESTAYSIVAKLEKRKPAHSICDAVVVTAECRMHKSAAELKLIQTAMDMTLKVHQAVGSMLHEGIAASEVKAFIHEAHKRVGAPGSFFCIVLFGQATAYPHGVNYDQNLQKNDWVLIDTGCKLHGYHSDITRTYAFGTPTDAQREFWDHERALQQAAFDAAKPGVTCEAVDQAVRDELKRLNLAADYKLPGVPHRTGHGIGMDLHEWPYLVGGDTTQLAPGMCFSNEPMVINPEQFGVRLEDHFYITAEGAKWFTQPSESVDNPFNL; encoded by the coding sequence ATGACCTTAGGTGTAGGAATTACCCGTGCAGAAGATGCATTGGATCAGTTAACGGAGATGACGGCGGACGTTGCCCCCATCAGCCTGGAGGAATACCAGGCAAGGGTAGCTAAAGCGCAGCAGCTGATGCAAACCCATGGGATTGACGCCATGTACCTGAATGCGGGCACCAACCTGGAATATTTTACCGGCTTAAAGTGGTATGCCAGCGAACGCCTGGTGGGGGCTTTGATTTTGCAGGAAGGGCCGGTGTACTTAATTGCCCCGGCATTTGAGGAAGGCTCGCTAACGCAGGCGATGAAGCTGCCGCTGCAAAGCCTGTTATGGGAAGAGCACGAAGCGCCTACCGACACGCTGCTGGACTTTCTTGATACCGAGCTAGGCAATGATTATCAACTAGCTATCGATGAGTCTACAGCCTACTCAATAGTGGCTAAACTGGAAAAGCGTAAACCTGCGCATTCCATTTGCGATGCGGTGGTAGTGACCGCGGAATGCCGCATGCATAAATCGGCAGCGGAGCTGAAGCTTATTCAAACAGCTATGGATATGACGCTGAAGGTTCATCAAGCGGTGGGTTCTATGTTGCATGAAGGCATTGCCGCCTCTGAGGTGAAAGCTTTCATTCATGAGGCCCATAAGCGGGTAGGGGCGCCGGGTTCTTTTTTCTGTATCGTGCTGTTCGGGCAAGCCACGGCTTATCCTCATGGCGTCAATTATGATCAGAACCTGCAGAAAAACGATTGGGTATTGATTGATACCGGCTGCAAACTGCATGGCTATCACTCGGATATTACCCGCACCTATGCCTTTGGCACGCCAACTGATGCACAACGTGAGTTCTGGGACCATGAGCGAGCATTGCAGCAGGCGGCTTTTGATGCGGCGAAGCCAGGCGTCACTTGTGAGGCGGTTGATCAGGCGGTGCGTGATGAGCTTAAACGACTCAATCTGGCTGCTGACTACAAACTACCGGGCGTACCACACCGCACGGGACATGGTATTGGCATGGATTTGCACGAATGGCCTTACCTGGTCGGTGGCGATACTACCCAGCTTGCCCCCGGTATGTGCTTTAGTAACGAGCCCATGGTGATTAACCCAGAGCAGTTCGGCGTGCGCCTGGAAGATCATTTCTACATCACCGCAGAAGGCGCTAAGTGGTTTACCCAACCTTCGGAGTCGGTTGATAATCCTTTTAATCTGTAA
- a CDS encoding DUF2938 domain-containing protein, protein MNNLLIIVFIGIGATTLMDLWGILRQPLFGIPKASYGMLGRWTGHMAQGKFRHNSIGSAAPVKGEQGLGWLIHYLTGIAFAALLIAIWGESWLQAPRIGPAMIIGIGSIAAPFLIMQPAMGAGIAASRTPSPNAARLQSLITHAVFGLGLYASAMLVQFFNAV, encoded by the coding sequence ATGAATAACTTACTAATCATTGTATTCATAGGCATAGGCGCAACGACCTTAATGGACTTATGGGGCATTCTGCGTCAGCCATTGTTCGGCATCCCTAAGGCTAGTTATGGCATGTTAGGACGCTGGACAGGTCATATGGCACAAGGCAAGTTTCGTCACAATTCTATTGGCTCAGCAGCTCCAGTGAAGGGAGAACAGGGCTTAGGATGGTTAATTCACTACCTGACCGGCATTGCCTTTGCCGCCTTATTGATTGCTATCTGGGGAGAGTCCTGGCTGCAGGCACCAAGGATTGGTCCTGCGATGATTATTGGCATAGGGTCGATTGCCGCCCCTTTTCTTATCATGCAACCGGCTATGGGCGCAGGTATCGCGGCGTCGCGAACACCAAGCCCCAATGCGGCCCGGTTACAGAGCCTCATAACACATGCTGTGTTTGGTCTCGGCTTATATGCGTCCGCTATGCTTGTGCAATTTTTTAATGCGGTGTGA
- a CDS encoding helix-turn-helix domain-containing protein, whose translation MDISKVAKQSAVPASTLRFYEKKGLIQSSGRQGIRRQFAPSVFERLALIALGRSAGFSLDEIVQMLGTDKHPQIDRQALSDKAEELDSSIRKLTAMRDGLRHAAVCSAPSHLECPKFRRLMSLAASGAIGINREERINR comes from the coding sequence ATGGATATTTCTAAAGTAGCTAAACAGTCAGCGGTGCCGGCTTCGACGTTGCGTTTTTATGAGAAGAAGGGGCTGATTCAGTCAAGCGGCAGACAGGGCATACGAAGACAGTTTGCTCCCAGCGTATTTGAGCGCCTGGCTCTTATTGCTCTGGGGCGTTCGGCGGGTTTTTCTTTAGATGAAATTGTGCAGATGTTAGGTACGGATAAGCATCCGCAGATTGATCGACAAGCCTTGTCAGATAAAGCGGAAGAACTGGATAGTAGTATTCGAAAATTAACCGCCATGCGAGATGGACTTCGACATGCGGCGGTCTGCTCAGCGCCAAGCCATCTGGAATGTCCAAAATTCCGCCGCCTGATGAGCTTAGCCGCCTCGGGCGCTATTGGTATTAACAGGGAGGAGCGAATAAACCGCTAG